From Equus quagga isolate Etosha38 chromosome 3, UCLA_HA_Equagga_1.0, whole genome shotgun sequence, one genomic window encodes:
- the LOC124237308 gene encoding protein RCC2-like yields MPRKKAAAAAWEEPSSGNGTAHAGPRKRGGPAGRKHERPERCSSSSGGGSSGDEDGLELDGAPGGGKRTAPLAATKAGGAAVVITEPEYTKERVKLEGSKCKGQLLIFGATNWDLIGRKEVPKQQAAYRNLGQNLWGPHRYGCLSRVRVQTVVSGLCAAHSLLITTEGKLWSWGRNEKGQLGHGDTKRVEAPRLIEGLSHEVIVSAACGRNHTLALTETGCVFPFGENKMGQLGLGNQTDTVPSPAQIMCNGQPITKMACGAGFSMIMDCKGNLCSFGCPEYGQLGHNSDGKFIARAQRIEYDCELVPRRVAIFIEKTKDGQILPVPNVVVQDVACGANHTLVLDSQKHVFSWGFSGYGRLGHAEQKDKMVPRLVKLFDFPGHGASQIYAGYTCSFAVSEVGGLFFWGATNTSHESTMYPKAVQDLCGWRIRSLACGKSSILVAADKSTISWGPSPTFGELGYGDHKPKSSTAAQEVKMLDGVFTEQVAMGYSHSLVIARDESETEKEKIKKPPEYNPRTF; encoded by the coding sequence ATGCCCAGGAAGAAGGCGGCAGCGGCGGCCTGGGAGGAGCCAAGCTCGGGCAACGGCACGGCCCACGCTGGGCCCAGGAAGCGCGGCGGCCCGGCCGGCAGGAAGCACGAGCGGCCCGAgcgctgcagcagcagcagcggcggcggcagcagcggcgaCGAGGATGGCCTGGAGCTCGACGGGGCCCCTGGCGGGGGCAAGCGCACGGCGCCGCTGGCGGCCACCAAGGCGGGCGGCGCGGCCGTGGTCATCACCGAGCCCGAGTACACCAAGGAGCGCGTGAAACTTGAAGGGTCTAAGTGCAAAGGGCAGCTTTTGATTTTTGGGGCCACCAACTGGGACTTGATTGGTCGGAAAGAAGTGCCTAAGCAACAAGCTGCTTACCGCAACCTCGGTCAGAACTTGTGGGGGCCCCACAGATACGGGTGCCTATCGAGGGTCCGAGTGCAGACGGTGGTGTCTGGTTTGTGTGCTGCCCACAGCCTCCTCATCACCACAGAAGGGAAGCTGTGGAGCTGGGGTCGAAATGAGAAGGGGCAGCTGGGACATGGTGACACCAAGAGGGTTGAAGCCCCCAGACTCATTGAGGGTCTCAGCCACGAAGTGATTGTGTCTGCGGCCTGTGGGCGGAACCACACCCTGGCCTTGACAGAAACGGGCTGCGTGTTTCCGTTTGGAGAGAACAAGATGGGGCAGCTGGGCCTCGGCAACCAGACGGACACGGTCCCGAGCCCTGCACAGATAATGTGCAACGGCCAGCCAATTACCAAAATGGCCTGTGGGGCTGGATTCAGTATGATAATGGACTGCAAGGGGAACCTCTGTTCCTTTGGGTGCCCTGAATACGGGCAGCTGGGGCACAACTCAGACGGGAAGTTCATTGCCCGGGCGCAGCGGATAGAGTACGACTGCGAGTTGGTGCCCCGGCGCGTGGCCATCTTCATCGAGAAGACGAAAGATGGGCAGATCCTGCCTGTCCCAAACGTGGTCGTCCAAGACGTGGCCTGTGGCGCCAACCACACGCTGGTGCTGGACTCCCAGAAGCACGTCTTCTCCTGGGGCTTCAGTGGCTACGGCCGGCTGGGCCATGCCGAGCAGAAGGACAAGATGGTCCCCCGTCTGGTGAAGCTGTTCGACTTCCCTGGACATGGGGCATCCCAGATCTACGCCGGCTACACCTGCTCCTTTGCAGTCAGCGAAGTGGGTGGTCTGTTTTTCTGGGGGGCCACAAACACATCTCATGAATCTACCATGTACCCGAAGGCCGTGCAGGACCTCTGTGGCTGGAGAATCCGGAGCCTGGCTTGTGGGAAGAGCAGCATCCTCGTGGCTGCGGACAAGAGCACCATCAGCTGGGGCCCGTCGCCGACCTTCGGGGAGCTGGGCTATGGGGACCACAAGCCCAAGTCTTCCACGGCAGCTCAAGAGGTGAAGATGCTGGATGGCGTTTTCACGGAGCAGGTCGCCATGGGCTACTCGCACTCCTTGGTGATAGCGAGAGACGAAAGCGAGACCGAGAAGGAGAAGATCAAGAAACCGCCAGAGTATAACCCGCGGACCTTCTGA